From Streptomyces qinzhouensis, one genomic window encodes:
- a CDS encoding helicase HerA-like domain-containing protein, translating to MADSGTESEPEPDPDPVRRIAGGYAGGGPALELGALLWDGVCRKDAPVRVPLAMLNRHGLVAGATGTGKTKTLQLVAEQLSASGVPVFLADIKGDVSGISAPGVPGDKVRERAAEVGQEWRGRGFPVEFYGLGGVGPGIPVRATVTDFGPVLLAKVLGLNRTQEQSLGLVFHYADSKGLELDDLKDLRAVVAFLVSDQGKAELRTVGGLSTATAGVILRSVTVFEQQGAAGFFGRPEFDTAQLLRTAPDGRGIVSVLELAAVRDRPQLFSTFLMWLLADLFHELPEVGDQDRPKLVFFFDEAHLLFTDASKAFLESITQTVKLIRSKGVGVFFVTQTPKDVPGEVLAQLGNRVQHALRAFTPDDATALKATVRTFPKSPYDLEAVLTGLGTGEAVVTVLGESGAPTPTAVTRLRAPESLMGPVDPAALDAAVAASPLYGTYARAVDRESAYEKLSGRPGPVADDGSVAESAPVSGTESVSGTAPDSVPRREQESLVAQVMGSGAFKSLARSVGTQLGREITRSLFGTSRRRR from the coding sequence ATGGCCGACAGCGGTACGGAGTCGGAGCCGGAGCCGGATCCCGATCCTGTACGGCGGATCGCCGGGGGGTACGCCGGCGGGGGTCCCGCGCTGGAGCTGGGCGCGCTGCTGTGGGACGGCGTCTGCCGCAAGGACGCGCCGGTCCGGGTGCCGCTGGCGATGCTCAACCGGCACGGTCTGGTCGCGGGGGCCACCGGCACCGGCAAGACGAAGACGCTCCAGCTGGTCGCCGAACAGCTGTCGGCGAGCGGAGTGCCGGTCTTCCTCGCGGATATCAAGGGGGATGTGTCGGGGATCTCCGCTCCGGGCGTGCCCGGTGACAAGGTGCGTGAGCGGGCCGCCGAGGTGGGTCAGGAGTGGCGGGGGCGGGGGTTTCCCGTGGAGTTCTACGGGCTCGGGGGCGTCGGCCCCGGCATTCCGGTCCGGGCCACGGTCACGGACTTCGGGCCGGTGCTGCTCGCCAAGGTCCTCGGGCTCAACCGGACGCAGGAGCAGTCCCTCGGCCTGGTCTTCCACTACGCGGACAGCAAGGGCCTGGAGCTGGACGACCTCAAGGATCTGCGGGCGGTGGTCGCCTTCCTCGTATCCGATCAGGGGAAGGCCGAGCTACGGACGGTCGGGGGTCTTTCGACGGCGACCGCCGGGGTGATCCTGCGGTCCGTCACCGTCTTCGAGCAGCAGGGCGCGGCCGGGTTCTTCGGGCGGCCCGAGTTCGACACGGCCCAGCTGCTGCGGACCGCTCCCGACGGCCGGGGCATCGTCTCCGTACTGGAACTGGCGGCGGTCCGGGACCGGCCGCAGCTGTTCTCGACGTTCCTGATGTGGCTGCTGGCGGATCTCTTCCACGAGCTGCCGGAGGTCGGCGACCAGGACCGGCCGAAGCTGGTGTTCTTCTTCGACGAGGCGCATCTGCTGTTCACGGACGCGTCGAAGGCGTTCCTGGAGTCGATCACGCAGACCGTGAAGCTGATCCGGTCCAAGGGGGTCGGCGTCTTCTTCGTCACCCAGACCCCGAAGGACGTTCCGGGGGAGGTGCTGGCACAGCTCGGGAACCGGGTGCAGCACGCGCTGCGGGCGTTCACCCCGGACGATGCCACGGCGCTGAAGGCGACGGTCCGGACCTTCCCGAAGTCGCCGTACGACCTCGAAGCGGTGCTGACCGGGCTGGGGACCGGTGAGGCGGTGGTGACCGTACTCGGCGAGTCGGGGGCGCCGACGCCGACCGCGGTGACCAGGCTGCGGGCGCCGGAGTCGCTGATGGGGCCGGTGGATCCGGCGGCGCTGGACGCGGCGGTGGCGGCGTCGCCGCTGTACGGGACCTATGCGCGGGCGGTCGACCGGGAGTCGGCGTACGAGAAGCTGAGCGGGCGGCCCGGACCGGTGGCGGACGACGGGTCCGTAGCGGAGTCCGCGCCGGTATCGGGGACCGAGTCCGTATCGGGGACCGCGCCCGATTCCGTGCCGCGGCGTGAGCAGGAGTCGCTGGTCGCGCAGGTGATGGGGAGCGGGGCCTTTAAATCGCTGGCCCGTTCGGTGGGGACACAGCTGGGGCGGGAGATCACCCGCTCCCTCTTCGGCACCTCCCGGCGGAGACGCTGA
- a CDS encoding type II toxin-antitoxin system VapB family antitoxin: MIFKRIGNGRPYPDHGRESTRQWADVAPRPVRLDQLVTTKGQLDLETLLAEDSTFYGDLFAHVVKWQGDLYLEDGLHRAVRAALQQRQVLHARVLELG, encoded by the coding sequence GTGATCTTCAAGCGCATCGGAAACGGACGGCCTTACCCCGACCATGGCCGGGAATCCACCCGGCAGTGGGCGGACGTCGCCCCGCGCCCGGTCCGCCTCGATCAGCTCGTCACCACCAAGGGCCAGCTCGACCTGGAGACCCTCCTCGCGGAGGACTCGACCTTCTACGGCGACCTCTTCGCACACGTCGTGAAGTGGCAGGGCGACCTGTATCTGGAGGACGGCCTGCACCGCGCGGTCCGCGCGGCGCTCCAGCAGCGCCAGGTACTCCACGCCCGCGTCCTCGAACTGGGCTGA
- a CDS encoding LytR C-terminal domain-containing protein — MSMLTPPGMGGKYRITGDKYPRMRRPPYRRRIITVAIAAVVTLGLAGWGTVQLIDAFDGDSEKETTASRKPGCVPAKKGGPSAPPPRPPLGLKPAQVTVNVYNATPRGGLAKAAAEELKARGFTIGKVGNATADYDKKIPGTGLLLGAPGATKGTFSVLGTQLPGAPAKTDTRTTADVDLILGTTFTTLAPRPAADKALTILANPIRPPAC; from the coding sequence ATGAGCATGCTGACTCCTCCCGGGATGGGGGGAAAGTACCGCATCACGGGCGACAAGTACCCCCGGATGCGCCGCCCCCCGTACCGCCGCAGGATCATCACGGTCGCCATCGCCGCGGTGGTCACCCTCGGCCTCGCGGGCTGGGGAACGGTCCAGCTCATCGACGCCTTCGACGGCGACTCCGAGAAAGAAACGACCGCGAGCCGCAAACCCGGCTGCGTACCGGCGAAAAAGGGCGGCCCCTCGGCGCCACCGCCCCGCCCGCCCCTCGGTCTGAAACCCGCTCAGGTCACCGTCAACGTCTACAACGCGACCCCCCGCGGCGGACTCGCCAAAGCGGCGGCCGAAGAACTCAAAGCCCGCGGCTTCACCATCGGCAAAGTCGGCAACGCCACCGCCGACTACGACAAGAAGATCCCGGGCACCGGCCTGCTCCTCGGCGCCCCCGGCGCCACCAAAGGCACCTTCTCCGTCCTCGGCACCCAGCTGCCCGGCGCCCCCGCCAAAACAGACACCCGGACCACCGCCGATGTGGACCTGATCCTGGGCACCACCTTCACCACCCTGGCCCCACGCCCCGCCGCCGACAAGGCCCTGACCATCCTGGCCAACCCGATCCGCCCACCGGCCTGCTGA
- the upp gene encoding uracil phosphoribosyltransferase → MRIHVVDHPLVAHKLTTLRDRRTDSPTFRRLADELVTLLAYEATRDVRTEQVDIDTPVTTTTGVKLSHPRPLVVPILRAGLGMLDGMVRLLPTAEVGFLGMIRNEETLEASTYATRMPEDLSGRQVYVLDPMLATGGTLVAAIRELIARGADDVTAVVLLAAPEGVEVMERELAGAPVTVVTAAVDERLNESGYIVPGLGDAGDRMYGSAE, encoded by the coding sequence ATGCGGATCCACGTTGTCGACCACCCGCTGGTGGCGCACAAGCTCACGACGCTGCGCGACAGGCGCACCGATTCCCCCACCTTCCGGCGGCTCGCCGACGAGCTGGTCACCCTTCTCGCCTACGAGGCGACGCGTGACGTGCGGACGGAGCAGGTCGACATCGACACTCCGGTCACGACGACGACCGGGGTCAAGCTCTCCCATCCCCGGCCGCTGGTCGTGCCGATCCTCCGGGCCGGGCTCGGGATGCTCGACGGTATGGTCCGGCTGCTGCCGACCGCCGAGGTGGGCTTCCTCGGGATGATCCGTAACGAGGAGACGCTGGAGGCGTCCACGTACGCCACGCGGATGCCGGAGGATCTGTCCGGACGGCAGGTGTACGTCCTGGACCCGATGCTCGCCACGGGTGGCACGCTGGTCGCGGCGATCCGCGAGCTGATCGCGCGGGGCGCGGACGATGTCACCGCGGTGGTGCTGCTGGCGGCGCCGGAGGGCGTCGAGGTGATGGAGCGCGAGCTGGCGGGTGCGCCGGTGACGGTTGTCACCGCGGCGGTCGACGAGCGTCTGAACGAGAGCGGGTACATCGTCCCGGGCCTCGGCGACGCGGGCGACCGGATGTACGGCTCCGCGGAGTAG
- the tadA gene encoding tRNA adenosine(34) deaminase TadA has product MRLALTEAGRAALSADVPVGALVLDADGRVLATGHNERELTGDPTAHAEVLAIRRAAEGRPGWRLTGCTLVVTLEPCTMCAGAITQSRLDRVVYGARDEKAGAAGSLWDVVRDRRLNHRPEVIAGVLENECAAALTAFFRNR; this is encoded by the coding sequence ATGCGTCTCGCCCTCACCGAGGCCGGCCGCGCGGCGCTCTCGGCCGACGTCCCGGTCGGCGCGCTGGTGCTCGACGCCGACGGCAGGGTGCTGGCCACCGGCCACAACGAACGCGAGCTGACCGGCGATCCGACCGCGCACGCCGAAGTGCTGGCGATCCGCCGAGCCGCCGAGGGCCGCCCGGGCTGGCGGCTGACCGGCTGCACCCTGGTGGTGACGCTGGAGCCGTGCACCATGTGCGCGGGGGCGATCACCCAGTCCCGGCTGGACCGGGTGGTGTACGGCGCCCGCGACGAGAAGGCGGGCGCGGCGGGCTCCCTCTGGGACGTCGTACGCGATCGCCGGCTCAACCACCGCCCGGAGGTGATCGCGGGCGTACTGGAGAACGAGTGCGCGGCGGCCCTGACGGCGTTCTTCCGCAACCGCTGA
- a CDS encoding type II toxin-antitoxin system VapC family toxin, producing MARRVAPAFPRALLILDAQPLSLLADQDRKMALMLKVAEAEGYAAAISTVSIAEVRRTGQAAHHLRWLRSRLTVIPVTEIIADRAAKLLEDAGLDGHENVVDALVVATAACSGGPMKVASTDASHIPKLCHAASVGRSSPVEWVRV from the coding sequence ATGGCACGGCGAGTAGCCCCGGCGTTCCCCCGCGCCCTCCTGATCCTCGACGCACAGCCGCTGTCCCTGCTGGCCGATCAGGACCGCAAGATGGCCTTGATGCTCAAGGTCGCCGAGGCCGAGGGATACGCAGCCGCGATCTCCACTGTCAGCATCGCCGAGGTCCGCCGCACCGGACAGGCCGCACACCACCTGCGTTGGCTCCGTTCCCGGCTCACCGTCATTCCCGTGACCGAGATCATCGCCGACCGCGCGGCGAAACTGCTCGAAGACGCGGGCTTGGACGGCCACGAGAACGTCGTGGACGCACTCGTGGTGGCCACCGCGGCATGCTCGGGCGGGCCCATGAAGGTCGCCTCCACGGACGCGTCCCACATTCCGAAGCTCTGCCATGCGGCATCCGTGGGCCGGAGCAGCCCGGTGGAATGGGTCCGGGTCTGA
- a CDS encoding Dabb family protein yields the protein MIRHLVLFKLNEGVERSEPRVAAGAAAFEALDGQVPEIAHWECAWNFSDRPIAYDYAINCAVADRAALQRYLEHPAHQAAAGQWREFATWVIADYEF from the coding sequence ATGATCCGTCATCTGGTGCTGTTCAAGCTGAACGAAGGCGTCGAGCGGAGCGAGCCGCGGGTCGCCGCCGGAGCGGCCGCGTTCGAGGCTCTGGACGGGCAGGTGCCGGAGATCGCGCACTGGGAGTGCGCCTGGAACTTCTCGGACCGCCCGATCGCGTACGACTACGCCATCAACTGCGCCGTGGCCGACCGTGCCGCGCTGCAGCGGTATCTGGAGCACCCGGCGCACCAGGCCGCGGCGGGACAGTGGCGGGAGTTCGCCACGTGGGTGATCGCCGACTACGAATTCTGA
- a CDS encoding RNA polymerase sigma factor SigF — protein MPASTAPRQAPPQTSSPSPPTPLPPSPAPAPAGPVTPPPPPPPDQPGSMGPEAGAGPGPGAGPGPGSGGAPGEPPAARDAPEEESGESGTGTGHGRAPGTGSSRGADTRALTQVLFGELKSLVPGTPEHARVRGALIEANLPLVRYAAARFRSRNEPMEDVVQVGTIGLINAIDRFDPDRGVQFPTFAMPTVVGEIKRYFRDNVRTVHVPRRLHELWVQVNGATEDLTTAHGRTPTTAEIAERLKIGEDEVLACIEAGRSYHATSLEAAQEGDGLPGLLDRLGYEDPALTGVEHRDLVRHLLVQLPEREQRILMLRYYSNLTQSQISQELGVSQMHVSRLLARSFARLRSANRIEA, from the coding sequence GTGCCGGCCAGTACCGCGCCTCGTCAGGCGCCGCCCCAGACCTCGTCCCCGTCCCCTCCGACCCCCCTGCCACCCTCGCCCGCCCCGGCTCCCGCCGGGCCCGTCACGCCTCCTCCGCCGCCGCCCCCGGATCAGCCGGGCAGCATGGGGCCGGAAGCGGGAGCAGGGCCGGGACCTGGAGCGGGACCGGGACCGGGATCCGGGGGTGCCCCCGGTGAGCCTCCGGCGGCCCGTGATGCCCCCGAGGAGGAGTCCGGCGAGAGCGGAACGGGGACCGGGCACGGGCGCGCCCCCGGCACCGGCAGCAGTCGCGGCGCCGACACCCGTGCCCTGACCCAGGTGCTCTTCGGCGAGCTGAAGTCGCTGGTGCCCGGTACCCCCGAGCACGCCCGCGTCCGAGGCGCCCTGATCGAGGCGAACCTGCCGCTGGTGCGGTACGCGGCGGCCCGCTTCCGGAGCCGTAATGAACCGATGGAGGACGTCGTCCAGGTCGGCACGATCGGGCTGATCAACGCGATCGACCGGTTCGACCCGGACCGGGGGGTGCAGTTCCCCACCTTCGCCATGCCCACCGTCGTCGGCGAGATCAAACGATACTTCCGGGACAATGTGCGCACGGTCCACGTCCCCCGGCGTCTCCACGAGCTCTGGGTCCAGGTCAACGGCGCCACCGAGGACCTGACCACCGCCCACGGCCGCACCCCCACCACCGCCGAGATCGCCGAACGGCTGAAGATCGGCGAGGACGAGGTGCTGGCCTGTATCGAAGCGGGCCGCTCCTACCACGCGACCTCCCTGGAGGCGGCCCAGGAGGGCGACGGGCTCCCCGGACTGCTCGACCGGCTCGGATACGAGGACCCCGCGCTGACCGGTGTCGAACACCGCGACCTCGTCCGGCATCTGCTTGTACAACTGCCCGAGCGGGAGCAGCGGATTCTGATGCTCCGTTACTACAGCAATCTGACGCAGTCGCAGATCAGCCAGGAACTGGGGGTCTCACAGATGCATGTGTCAAGGCTCCTCGCCCGAAGCTTCGCCCGATTGCGATCCGCAAACAGGATCGAGGCCTAG
- a CDS encoding RNA polymerase sigma factor SigF: protein MSAEQGSSKVLTLTPASTSAATATPMPEALTDLAGLPAQAVAAPDAPPGSGPDAGSEFGAVTSGTESTTDGAAGTVSSSTPDVIDTRTLSRSLFLRLRALDNQGTGDSPERTYVRDTLIELNLPLVRYAAARFRSRNEPMEDIVQVGTIGLIKAIDRFDCERGVEFPTFAMPTVVGEIKRFFRDTSWSVRVPRRLQELRLALTKASDELSQRLDRSPTVPELAAVLGVSEEDVVDGLAVGNAYTASSLDSPSPEDDGGEGSLADRLGYEDSALEGVEYRESLKPLLAKLPPRERQIIMLRFFANMTQSQIGEEVGISQMHVSRLLTRTLAQLRQGLTAD from the coding sequence ATGTCCGCAGAACAGGGCAGCTCGAAGGTGCTCACGCTCACGCCCGCGTCCACGTCGGCAGCGACCGCAACGCCGATGCCGGAGGCGCTCACGGACCTCGCCGGGCTGCCGGCGCAGGCGGTAGCCGCCCCGGACGCGCCGCCCGGATCCGGGCCCGACGCGGGCAGCGAGTTCGGCGCCGTGACCTCCGGGACCGAGAGCACCACCGACGGTGCGGCCGGCACCGTGAGCTCTTCCACGCCGGATGTCATCGACACCCGTACGCTGTCCCGCTCCCTGTTCCTGCGGCTGCGCGCGCTGGACAACCAGGGCACCGGCGACAGCCCGGAGCGCACCTATGTCCGCGACACCCTCATCGAGCTGAACCTCCCCCTGGTCCGCTACGCGGCGGCCCGCTTCCGCAGCCGTAATGAACCGATGGAGGACATCGTCCAGGTCGGCACGATCGGGCTGATCAAGGCGATCGATCGTTTCGACTGCGAACGGGGTGTGGAGTTCCCGACGTTCGCGATGCCGACGGTCGTCGGCGAGATCAAGCGCTTCTTCCGCGACACCTCGTGGTCGGTGCGGGTGCCGCGCCGGCTCCAGGAGCTGCGCCTGGCGCTGACCAAGGCGAGCGACGAGCTGTCCCAGCGCCTCGACCGCTCCCCGACCGTCCCCGAACTGGCCGCGGTGCTCGGGGTGTCGGAGGAGGATGTCGTCGACGGCCTCGCCGTGGGCAACGCCTACACCGCCTCCTCGCTGGACTCGCCCTCCCCCGAGGACGACGGCGGCGAGGGTTCGCTCGCCGACCGCCTGGGCTACGAGGACTCGGCGCTGGAGGGCGTGGAGTACCGCGAATCGCTGAAGCCGCTGCTGGCCAAACTGCCGCCCCGCGAGCGGCAGATCATCATGCTGCGCTTCTTCGCCAATATGACGCAGTCGCAGATCGGCGAGGAGGTCGGCATCTCGCAGATGCACGTCTCCCGGCTGCTGACCCGGACGCTCGCACAGCTGCGGCAGGGCCTGACCGCCGACTGA
- a CDS encoding MarR family winged helix-turn-helix transcriptional regulator has translation MAAQTLYAELARQLNSIGALRRGLLRALPADCPSGTAATLSLLHRHGEMRMSRLCELLAVDMSVTSRHVAHSVDRGWVERAPDPGDRRSRLLRLTPAGTTKLGELHERNSLLLSRQLAEWSDGDIGELIGMLERLRRSFAAEPQEPQEPQEPQEPQEAVDPAEAVDPAERAETLVPRPTPG, from the coding sequence ATGGCCGCTCAGACCCTTTACGCGGAACTGGCCCGCCAGCTCAACTCCATCGGCGCACTCCGGCGCGGCCTGCTGCGGGCGCTGCCCGCCGACTGTCCGTCGGGTACCGCGGCGACGCTGTCCCTGCTCCACCGCCACGGCGAGATGCGGATGAGCAGGCTGTGCGAGCTGCTCGCCGTCGATATGTCGGTGACCAGCAGGCATGTGGCGCACTCGGTGGACCGGGGCTGGGTGGAACGCGCCCCCGACCCGGGCGACCGGCGCTCCAGACTGCTCCGCCTCACCCCCGCCGGCACCACCAAGCTGGGTGAACTGCACGAGCGGAACTCGCTGCTGCTGTCGCGGCAGTTGGCGGAGTGGTCGGACGGGGACATCGGCGAGCTGATCGGGATGCTCGAACGGCTGCGGCGCTCCTTCGCCGCGGAGCCGCAGGAGCCGCAGGAGCCGCAGGAGCCGCAGGAGCCGCAGGAGGCAGTGGATCCGGCGGAGGCAGTGGATCCGGCGGAGCGGGCGGAAACCCTCGTACCCCGGCCCACTCCCGGGTAA
- a CDS encoding MDR family MFS transporter: MAVTTQRAGTEGGDSAPMTHRQIMEALSGLLIGMFVAILSSTIISNALPQIITDLGGGQSAYTWVVTAALLSMTATTPLWGKLADLVSKKLLVQIALLIWIAGSLLAGLAGSTGTLIACRVVQGIGVGGLSALAQIIMAAMIAPRERGRYSGYLGATFAIATVGGPLLGGVITDTEWLGWRWCFYVGVPFALLALVVLQKTLKLPVVKRDVKVDWAGATLISAAVSLLLVWVTFAGDSYAWASWQTYTMLGGTAALIALFLYVEDRASEPIIPLRLFRNRTISLASAASLFVGVAMFAGTVFFSQYFQLARGLSPTMSGVATIPMIAGLFVSSTVSGKMITRTGRWKGWLLAGGMLTTAGLGLLGMIRYDTPYWHTALFMAVLGLGIGMTMQNLVLCTQNQVTAADLGSASSVVTFFRSLGGAIGVSALGAVLGTRVTHYVRDGLSTLGPEGAAAGQRATAGGGIPDLDLVPEPVRSVLESAYGHGVADVFLYSAPFALLALVVTAFIKEVPLKTRTVVGDTETDATPEPAVRPV; encoded by the coding sequence ATGGCTGTGACCACTCAGCGGGCCGGAACGGAAGGCGGCGACAGCGCGCCGATGACCCACCGGCAGATCATGGAGGCGCTCTCCGGACTGCTGATCGGCATGTTCGTCGCCATCCTGTCGTCGACGATCATCTCCAACGCGCTGCCGCAGATCATCACGGATCTCGGCGGCGGCCAGAGCGCCTACACCTGGGTCGTCACGGCGGCCCTGCTCTCGATGACGGCCACCACCCCGCTGTGGGGCAAGCTCGCCGATCTGGTCAGCAAGAAGCTGCTGGTGCAAATAGCCCTGCTGATATGGATCGCGGGCTCCTTGCTGGCCGGCCTCGCCGGCAGCACCGGTACGCTGATCGCCTGCCGGGTGGTCCAGGGCATCGGCGTCGGCGGCCTGAGCGCGCTGGCCCAGATCATCATGGCCGCGATGATCGCGCCCAGGGAGCGCGGCCGCTACAGCGGCTACCTCGGAGCCACCTTCGCGATCGCAACGGTCGGCGGTCCGCTCCTGGGCGGGGTGATCACCGATACCGAGTGGCTCGGCTGGCGCTGGTGCTTCTACGTCGGGGTGCCCTTCGCACTGCTCGCCCTGGTCGTCCTCCAGAAGACCCTGAAGCTGCCGGTCGTGAAGCGGGATGTGAAGGTCGACTGGGCGGGTGCGACGCTGATCAGCGCGGCGGTGTCGCTGCTGCTGGTCTGGGTGACCTTCGCCGGTGACTCCTACGCCTGGGCGTCCTGGCAGACGTACACGATGCTCGGCGGTACGGCGGCGCTGATCGCGCTGTTCCTGTACGTCGAGGACCGGGCGAGCGAACCGATCATCCCGCTGCGGCTCTTCCGCAACCGGACCATCTCCCTCGCCTCCGCCGCTTCCCTCTTCGTCGGCGTCGCGATGTTCGCGGGCACGGTCTTCTTCAGCCAGTACTTCCAGTTGGCCCGCGGGCTGTCACCGACGATGTCGGGCGTGGCCACGATCCCGATGATCGCGGGGCTCTTCGTCTCCTCCACCGTCTCCGGAAAGATGATCACCCGGACCGGCCGGTGGAAGGGCTGGCTGCTCGCGGGCGGCATGCTGACGACGGCCGGGCTCGGCCTGCTGGGCATGATCCGCTACGACACCCCTTACTGGCATACGGCGCTCTTCATGGCTGTCCTCGGCCTGGGCATCGGCATGACGATGCAGAACCTCGTGCTGTGCACCCAGAACCAGGTCACCGCGGCGGACCTCGGCTCGGCCTCCTCGGTCGTCACCTTCTTCCGCTCCCTGGGCGGCGCGATCGGGGTCTCCGCGCTGGGCGCGGTCCTCGGCACCCGGGTCACGCACTATGTGCGGGACGGGCTGAGCACCCTGGGGCCCGAGGGTGCGGCGGCCGGGCAGCGCGCCACGGCCGGGGGCGGCATCCCCGATCTCGACCTGGTGCCGGAGCCGGTCCGGTCGGTGCTGGAGAGCGCGTACGGACACGGGGTCGCGGACGTCTTCCTCTACTCGGCGCCGTTCGCGCTGCTGGCCCTGGTGGTGACGGCGTTCATCAAGGAGGTGCCGCTGAAGACCCGCACGGTCGTCGGCGACACCGAAACCGACGCCACGCCGGAGCCGGCAGTCCGGCCCGTCTAG
- a CDS encoding TetR/AcrR family transcriptional regulator, translated as MASAADHTDNPGPSGRAGAPAGDAEIAGGPGPARGRRPGSGPSAKTNKSADSGVRSSVWQAGGRPERARRSAQPATLDRRKIVDTAVRLLDAEGAAKFSMRRLAAELDVTAMSVYWYVDNKDDLLEYALDAAYGGIPIPDVSDPSRWREQIRALAAEYRGLLVRHPWTAGLVGHFLNIGPNSVSFVLAVHQAIRNAGLPPEGQIGGMAAIYQFVYGFGTIEGQFVAHCAAAGISQDEYVARAMGTVNALPELGEYAEAAAEMMDARGGGTVAEMRDRDFDFALEMMLAGVEAMAARARRAEMT; from the coding sequence ATGGCGAGCGCGGCCGACCATACAGACAATCCCGGGCCTTCCGGGCGGGCCGGGGCGCCCGCCGGAGATGCCGAGATCGCCGGAGGCCCGGGGCCTGCCCGCGGGCGCCGGCCCGGGAGCGGCCCGAGCGCCAAAACGAACAAGAGCGCGGACAGCGGCGTACGGTCCAGTGTCTGGCAGGCCGGCGGGCGGCCCGAGCGCGCCCGTCGCTCCGCGCAGCCCGCCACCCTCGACCGCCGGAAGATCGTGGACACGGCGGTACGGCTGCTGGACGCCGAGGGCGCCGCCAAATTCTCCATGCGACGGCTCGCCGCCGAACTCGATGTCACCGCCATGTCCGTCTACTGGTACGTCGACAACAAGGACGATCTCCTCGAATACGCCCTCGACGCGGCCTACGGCGGTATCCCGATTCCCGATGTCTCGGACCCGTCCCGGTGGCGCGAGCAGATCCGTGCCCTCGCCGCCGAATACCGGGGTCTCCTCGTCCGGCATCCCTGGACCGCCGGTCTCGTCGGCCATTTCCTCAATATCGGGCCGAACTCGGTGTCCTTCGTCCTCGCCGTCCACCAGGCCATCCGGAACGCCGGGCTGCCGCCCGAGGGCCAGATCGGCGGAATGGCCGCCATCTACCAGTTCGTCTATGGCTTCGGCACTATCGAGGGGCAGTTCGTCGCCCACTGCGCCGCCGCCGGAATCAGTCAGGACGAGTACGTCGCCCGGGCCATGGGCACCGTCAACGCCCTTCCGGAACTGGGCGAGTACGCCGAGGCGGCCGCCGAGATGATGGACGCCCGCGGCGGCGGCACGGTGGCCGAGATGCGTGACCGCGACTTCGACTTCGCGCTGGAGATGATGCTGGCGGGCGTCGAGGCGATGGCGGCCCGGGCTCGCCGGGCCGAGATGACCTAG